Within Thermococcus celer Vu 13 = JCM 8558, the genomic segment AGACCATCGTGAGGCCTATGACCACCTCCGGAACCCCAAAGGCCCTGGCCATCTTAACGGCGCTGTCCACGACGAACTCCGCGCCGATAACAACGAGGATACCGCTCACCAGCATGATAAGGCCGTCCCTCCTTGGGTCTCCGCGTCCCTCCTCGGGGAGATCCTCAAGTGTCATGTGTTTCTTGTAGAGGTAGTAAAGGAAGCCGAAGTATATCGCTATCAGGCTCGCACCGTCGAGCCGGCTTATGGTCCCATCGTACATGAGAAGTCCGGAGTAGGCCGTGACGGCTATCATGAAGAGGGAATTCCTCCAGGCGGTTTTTTCCACATCGAGGGGGTGAATCAGGGACGACACGCCCAGGATCAGGGCGATGTTGGCCAGGGCACTCCCGATGGCGTTGCCGAGTGCCACGTCGGGGTTTCCATGGTATGACGAGATGGCCGACACCGTGAGCTCGGGGAGGGTCGTGGCTATGCTCGCCAGAACCAGCGCTACAAGGAACTCGCTAACGCCGAAGCCTTTCGCAAACCGGGAGGCGGCCTCGACGAAGTAGTCACTCCCCTTGATGAGCAGGACGAGACCAAGCGTGAAGACGATGATTTCAACCATCACCCTTTACCACCAGAAGGGGCTGGAAAGGGGGCTTAAAAAGTTTATTTGAACTCCCTTCCCTCATCCTT encodes:
- a CDS encoding calcium/sodium antiporter, coding for MMVEIIVFTLGLVLLIKGSDYFVEAASRFAKGFGVSEFLVALVLASIATTLPELTVSAISSYHGNPDVALGNAIGSALANIALILGVSSLIHPLDVEKTAWRNSLFMIAVTAYSGLLMYDGTISRLDGASLIAIYFGFLYYLYKKHMTLEDLPEEGRGDPRRDGLIMLVSGILVVIGAEFVVDSAVKMARAFGVPEVVIGLTMVSIGTSLPEFTNSVTATLKGLHNVGVGNMIGADILDILMVIGVAAVIHPIRVDPSIYAFTLPLTLLVMAILTAVLRLTGRINRLTGTVFLAIYSYFLYVYFTGGVNLPGG